The genomic interval TTATTACTTTCAATTATTATCAAAACACTACCGAGTCATCGCTCCTGATTTTTTAGGACATGGGCGTTCCGAGTTTAGTTTAAAATTTAATAACTGGAATGTGTTTCGAGATCAAATCCTCGCCCTTCTTGACCACGAATCCATAACCAAAACAAATATCATCGGCCATTCACTCGGAGGAGCTTCCTCTCTCCTTGCGGCTGCCAAGGAACCGGATCGTTTCGATAAGGTTCTTGCGATGGATCCAGTCATCTTGGGATGGAAATTGGTTTTTCTTTCTAAATTTTTGGACAACCCGCTCGCCATAGGTGCCAAAAAAAGACGAAGCCACTTCAAATCGATTGAACTTGTTAGGCGGTCATTTCGAAAGTTCCCAGCCTTTGCCAACTTTGAACCTTCCATCTTTGAGGATTATCTAAACTCTTGTTTTGTCAGCACTGGAAACGACACGGAAGTCAAACTTTGTTGTGATCCAAGAGTGGAAGCACGGATCTTTGGACATGCCCACTTTCATGTCTTTAAAAATTTCTACGGCATCAAAACCGAAAACCATATAGCTATTCCAGAAAAATTTGAAGTCTGTAGTCCGAAGTATGCCAACATACTCGCGAAAGTACATCCCAAATCCGATGTTACGATCTTTCCTGAATTCACACATTTTTTTCCTTTCGAAAGACCAAAGGAAACTTGGAACTGGATGCAGCGATGTTTGGAGATTAAAGAA from Leptospira congkakensis carries:
- a CDS encoding alpha/beta fold hydrolase, which translates into the protein MHGIETKSDLNREGSNRKMKSKSFRFRNWECAYLDSETPGPVLVFCHANGYSAGCYNYYFQLLSKHYRVIAPDFLGHGRSEFSLKFNNWNVFRDQILALLDHESITKTNIIGHSLGGASSLLAAAKEPDRFDKVLAMDPVILGWKLVFLSKFLDNPLAIGAKKRRSHFKSIELVRRSFRKFPAFANFEPSIFEDYLNSCFVSTGNDTEVKLCCDPRVEARIFGHAHFHVFKNFYGIKTENHIAIPEKFEVCSPKYANILAKVHPKSDVTIFPEFTHFFPFERPKETWNWMQRCLEIKED